One Longimicrobium sp. genomic window, CGGCGTTGAAATTCACCCTCAAACACGGAGAACCTACCGTGGCCCGCTGGTATTCCCAGCCGGTTTGTTACTCCGTTATGGGTCCGAGCCAAGGTATGCATCTGTTCGCTGATGTGAGTTGCGTCTGGTAAATTATCCTCCTCGCGTATCGAGCATCCGTTGAGGCTTGCGTCCGCGTCGCATGTGAACCGTTCCGGCCGCCGAACGTCCCGGAGACGTGGTTCGCCCCTTGCAAATCGTGCCATTTGGGACTTATCATGAACGCTCCAGCTCACCTTCTCTCGTTCGGAGGCCTCCCATGACTCGTCGTCTCCACCTCGATCTGACACCGGTGTACGTCCTTGCGATCACGGCAGTCCTCATCTTCGGGATCAAGGAGGCCACTGCCGCCCCTGCTGAGAACGCGGCGTTAGCGTGCACACTGGCGGACCACGCCGCGTGCAACGAATACTGCGCTATGATGGGCTGGGGCGACTACGGCAGGTGCACCGAGTACGGATGCCAGTGCTACATCAGGATGTGCGGGGACGCCCCGTGCTGAAGCAGGGTCCCGCAACGACGGATCTGTGGCGTAACCACTCCTGAAGAGCACGGCCGCTCCGGCAATGCGTCGGGCGGCCCGCTTGGCGATACGGCGCCCCCCGCCCACGCATGGGCGGGGGGCGGGATCACCGGTTTTGACCACCAACAGTAACTACCTGCAGGAGACAGAACGCCCGGATGCGCTCGCGGCGTGAACCTATTCCCACTCTCTATCCCGTCCGGCAAACACGCCCACCGCCTGGCGTAAACTGCTGCTGAGGCTCTGTTTCGCAGCATGGCACCGGCCGCGTTGGGTACGCGGCCTGCTGTCGCAGAGTCAGCAGAGGACCCTTCTGTCAACTCTGCTGACGGTGCGTGAGAAAGTCTCTTGAACCCGGTAATCACCCGGTCTGGCGCTGGACGCGACCCCGGCACGGCCGCGCTTCAGAGTGTGACGTGCGTCACGGCACCAGGACGATCTTCCCGAACTGGCTGCCGGCCTCCAGGCGCTCGTGGGCCTCGCGGGCCCGGTCGAGCGGCAGCACCGAGTCGATCACCGGTCGCAGGCGGCCGCTGAACGCCGCCTCCAGCATCTGCTCGAACTCGGCGCGCGAGGCCATGGTGGTGCCGATCACCGCGAGCTGCTTCCAGAAGACCTGGCGCAGGTCGATCTCCACCTGCGGCCCGGTGGTCGCGCCGTAGGTGACCAGGCGGCCGCCGCGCGCCAGCGCCCGCACGCTCCCCGCCCAGGTGGCCGCCCCCACGTTCTCCACCACCACGTCCACCCCGCGCCTGCCCGTGTCGCGGTAGACGGCCTTCGACCAGTCCTCCTCCGCGCGGTCGTAGACGAACTCCGCCCCGAGCGCCCTCACCCGCTCCACGTTCTCCGCCCCCTTCGTCACCGCGAGCACGCGCGCGCCGATCAGCCGGGCGATCTGCACCGCGGCGATGGCCGTGCCTCCCGAGGCGCCGATCACCAGCACGCTCTCGCCGGGCTGGAGGCGGGCGCGGGAGGTGAGGGCGCGCCAGGCGGTCATGTAGGAGATGGGGAGCGCCGCCGCGTCCTCGAAGCGCATCTCGTCGGGGATGCGGTAGGCGTGGTCGGCGGGGACGGGGGCGAGCTCGCGGAAGCCGCCGTCGGTGTGCTCGCCGATGATCCTGAAAGCCACGCACATCGACTCCTCGCCCCTGCGGCACCACTCGCAGGCGCCGTCCCAGAGCGAGGGGTTCACCACCACCCGCTCGCCGATCCGCGCCGCGTCCACCCCCTCGCCCACCTCGGCGACGACGCCGGCGATGTCGGAGCCTCCGACGTGCGGCATGGTGGTGTCGATCGGGAGCCCGCGGCGGATCCACAGGTCCAGGTGGTTCATGGCCGCGGCCTTCACCTCGACCAGCAGCTCGCCCGGGCCGGGCCGGGGCCGGGGGACGTCTTCGATGCGGACCACCTCGGGTCCGCCGTGCGAGTGGAAGATGGCGGCTCTCATGACTGCGAGTGCGGAGTGCGAGGTGCGAAGTGCGAAGTGCGAAGTGCCAGTGCGTTAGTGCGTCGGTGCCGCTCCGTCCGGCGCGGGTCCACGCTCGATATCACTCCGCGAGCGCGTGCAGGCCGCGCGTGAGCGGCTCCGGGAGGCCGCCGTGCAGCGCGGCGATCAGGGGGCCCGCGGTGGCCGCGTAGGTGTCGCTGTCGTAGCCGATCATCGGCACCCAGCCCAGCACCCACGGACCGCGGCGCTCGAACACCTCCGCCGGGAGCCGCGGCGGCGCGGGGAAGGGGAGGTCGGAGACGCTCATCGCCGCCGCCCACACCGCCACCTGCAGCGTGAGGAGCACCGAGCCCTCGCGCCCCTCGTACTCCGCGCGGAACGGGTCGAAGCCGTCGAGCCCGAACGGCGTCTCGCGCAGCGTGCGCTCGGCCGCGCGGAGCGCCGGCTCCACCCCCTCGTCGGCCAGGTAGCCGCGCACGTGCTCGTCGCCGCAGCGCTCCCGCCACTCCTCCCACGCGGCCAGGAAATGGGGGACCCACGCACCCCCGCCGCCGCGCCGCGCCGCCCCGCCCGCCAGCGCGTCGCCGATCAGCCACGACTGGGCCGCGCAGCAGAGGACGCACAGCGGCGCGTAGTGCGTGATGATCCCGTGCAGCACGCTGATGCGCAGCGCCTCGTGCGGCGACGCCGCCGTCCCGGGGACCACCCCGTTGCGCATCAGCGAGCCGTTGGCCGCGTACGACGGATCGTCGCGCCAGCGCTCGCGGCCGCCCGCGTACCACGGCGTGCCGCCGGCCACCGCGGCGAGCGCGCGCCGCGTGGTGCCGCCCACGTCCGGCGG contains:
- a CDS encoding zinc-binding dehydrogenase, coding for MRAAIFHSHGGPEVVRIEDVPRPRPGPGELLVEVKAAAMNHLDLWIRRGLPIDTTMPHVGGSDIAGVVAEVGEGVDAARIGERVVVNPSLWDGACEWCRRGEESMCVAFRIIGEHTDGGFRELAPVPADHAYRIPDEMRFEDAAALPISYMTAWRALTSRARLQPGESVLVIGASGGTAIAAVQIARLIGARVLAVTKGAENVERVRALGAEFVYDRAEEDWSKAVYRDTGRRGVDVVVENVGAATWAGSVRALARGGRLVTYGATTGPQVEIDLRQVFWKQLAVIGTTMASRAEFEQMLEAAFSGRLRPVIDSVLPLDRAREAHERLEAGSQFGKIVLVP
- a CDS encoding ADP-ribosylglycohydrolase family protein, coding for MADVLGLLLAGLAAGDSLGSTSEFCDRAGVLEAYRRHAARGWPFAQAGGGAFGLAPGAPTDDTELALCLVRSFREHGRFDGDDVARRMVAWLRAGPPDVGGTTRRALAAVAGGTPWYAGGRERWRDDPSYAANGSLMRNGVVPGTAASPHEALRISVLHGIITHYAPLCVLCCAAQSWLIGDALAGGAARRGGGGAWVPHFLAAWEEWRERCGDEHVRGYLADEGVEPALRAAERTLRETPFGLDGFDPFRAEYEGREGSVLLTLQVAVWAAAMSVSDLPFPAPPRLPAEVFERRGPWVLGWVPMIGYDSDTYAATAGPLIAALHGGLPEPLTRGLHALAE